A single region of the Lates calcarifer isolate ASB-BC8 unplaced genomic scaffold, TLL_Latcal_v3 _unitig_1589_quiver_1543, whole genome shotgun sequence genome encodes:
- the LOC108889550 gene encoding 5-hydroxytryptamine receptor 5A-like has protein sequence MTFPNTSVLTANFSGALDGHDSGGNIYRPFSVFSVLTLTLLAMLVVATFVWNLLVLVTILRVRTFHRVPHNLVASMAISDVMVAALVMPLSLVHELNGRLWKLGRVLCQVWISFDVLCCTASIWNVTAIALDRYWSITRHLQYTLKTRKKISNVMIALTWLLSSIISLSPLFGWGETYSEGMKCQVSQEPSYTIFSTFGAFYLPLCVVLFVYWKIYKAAKFRIGSRKTNTITPMAEVKEETQQPQMVFTVRHATVTFQTDGDTWREQKEKKAALMVGILIGVFVLCWIPFFITELIVPLCSCDIPPIWKSIFLWLGYSNSFFNPLIYTAFNKNYNNALRNLFSR, from the exons ATGACGTTCCCCAACACCAGCGTACTGACAGCCAACTTCAGCGGAGCTTTGGATGGCCATGACTCCGGGGGAAACATTTACAGGCCCTTCTCCGTTTTCAGCGTCCTCACTCTTACTTTACTGGCAATGCTGGTGGTGGCCACATTTGTCTGGAACTTGCTGGTGCTGGTGACCATCTTGAGGGTGAGGACATTCCACCGGGTACCCCACAACCTCGTGGCTTCGATGGCTATCTCTGACGTGATGGTGGCTGCCCTGGTCATGCCCCTGAGCCTTGTCCACGAGCTGAACGGCCGGCTGTGGAAGCTGGGCCGCGTGCTGTGCCAGGTGTGGATCTCCTTCGATGTCCTCTGCTGCACGGCCAGCATCTGGAACGTGACAGCCATCGCGCTGGACCGCTACTGGTCCATCACCAGGCACCTGCAGTACACGCTCAAGACGCGCAAAAAGATCTCCAACGTGATGATTGCGCTCACGTGGCTGCTGTCCTCCATCATCTCCTTGTCGCCTCTCTTCGGCTGGGGGGAGACCTACTCAGAGGGGATGAAGTGCCAAGTGAGCCAGGAGCCGTCCTACACAATCTTCTCCACCTTTGGGGCATTTTACCTCCCTCTTTGTGTGGTGCTGTTTGTGTACTGGAAGATCTACAAGGCTGCCAAGTTTCGGATTGGCTCCCGCAAGACCAACACAATCACACCCATGGCTGAG GTaaaggaggaaacacagcagcCCCAGATGGTGTTTACTGTGAGGCACGCCACCGTGACCTTCCAGACAGATGGGGACACGTGGCGTGagcagaaggagaaaaaggCGGCACTGATGGTCGGCATTTTGATCGGCGTGTTTGTTCTTTGCTGGATTCCCTTCTTCATCACCGAGCTCATTGTGCCGCTGTGCTCCTGTGACATCCCGCCCATCTGGAAGAGCATCTTCCTGTGGCTGGGCTACTCCAACTCCTTCTTCAACCCACTCATATACACCGCCTTTAATAAGAACTACAACAACGCTCTGAGGAACCTCTTCTCCCGG